The following are encoded together in the Rhizoctonia solani chromosome 10, complete sequence genome:
- a CDS encoding Retrotransposon-derived protein PEG10 gives MEPEPTLASLLEAINTLTSQVGSLQAQIHSQGQQLSELKAICKETNDLVGDKDQGGAQTKPGPSTGPVTPPTHSGGEAHTPGTVRPGLKAPFRPSRGTGFDSEDEEPRPLKKEPQGTPRRHLGSLTPFDAGSSVKRPKMDLPDPYKGDTRGQKATQWLDQMMLWVALHCDQFDKEEQMVVWILYHMTDKAADWALPIIGSIIKGEGNPPTTITALTAKFKEAFADPDAKRAAARKIAALTQTTTTAEYVTEFRNLMAELDWNEEAYIAQFTRGLHWKVKELLSTKDSIPNELEAIFAASIKIDNICRENEENRPKKLPAKSPATVATSTTTTTQRVRLSEDPNYVTPEERDRRRASGLCVKCGQKGHGIKQCPNGWKATIKETAKIGEVTESEKE, from the coding sequence atggaaccggagccgacccttgcctctctcctcgaggctatcaacaccctcaccagccaagtcgggtccttgcaggcccaaatccactctcaaggccaacagctctctgagctcaaagccatatgcaaggagaccaacgacctggttggtgacaaagaccagggcggagcccaaaccaagcctggcccatcgactgggcctgtcacccctcctacccactcagggggggaagcccacactccaggcacggttaggcctggactcaaagcCCCATTCCGTCcctcaagaggaacgggttttgactcagaggacgaagaaccaaggcccctcaaaaaggagcctcaaggaacgcctagaaggcactTGGGATCCCTCACACCCTTcgacgcagggtccagcgtaaaacggcccaagatggaccttcCCGACCCCTATAAGGGTGACACCAGGGGACAAAAAGCCACTCAATGGCTGGATCAAATGATGCTATGGGTAGCTCTCCATTGCGatcaatttgacaaagaagagcagatggtcgtgtggattttgtaccacatgacagacaaggccgccgactgggccctccccatcattgggagcatcatcaagggcgagggtaaCCCCCCTACTACCATcacggccttaacggccaaattcaaggaggcatttgcagaccctgatgccaagaGGGCGGCTGCCAGAAAGATCGCCGCGCtaactcagaccacaaccacggctgagtatgtcaccgagttccgcaatcttatggcggagcttgattggaatgaggaggcgtacattgcccaattcacgcgcggcctccattggaaggtcaaggaactcctgtctaCCAAAGACAGTATCCCCAACGAGTTGGAGGCTATCTTTGCCGCctccatcaaaattgacaacatttgTCGGGAgaacgaggagaaccgcccaaaaAAGctccctgccaagtccccggccaccgtggccacttccaccactaccaccacccaacgggtccgcctctcGGAGGACCCTAACTATGTcacaccggaagaaagggatcgtcgccgcgcgtctggcctttgtgtcaagtgcggtcagaagggacatgggatcaaacaatgtcccaatggctggaaagccacaatcaaggagaccgccaagattggagAGGTCACGGAGTCGGAAAAAGAATGA
- a CDS encoding integrase core domain protein, producing MAKAVASTSAPGAASGTHRIAPLWGTENYNMWRIQMEDILSDLDLYGYVNKTIIAPSKTVLKTKRNRKDDKGKPLPDYEYTATNDKYTKWVKADRKALSNIRLRVDGSVLNLIQGCTTSADAWNALATTYQVKGTVGLIDLQRKFFSHRMTDGEDIKEHIQRMRGWFQQINDISPGSCTEADWITTLIASLPDSWDSFSQSVSFQFNLQDNSALSNQVNDIRSRITAKAHRKNARNPEGKAFFSTNKASFNKPIRTGSKGPDKSKSKCNNCGKIGHWAAECRGPGGGAYKPGQNNGKGTNRKFNAPNKAQNGNARMHIAVEDNNSRADYAFSTLENSNIYGSKPTMLYTTVRWVRAGGGGRLWPYYYTSLCNLTD from the coding sequence ATGGCCAAAGCTGTAGCAAGCACTTCAGCCCCTGGTGCAGCTAGCGGAACGCACCGGATTGCACCCCTTTGGGGAACTGAGAATTATAATATGTGGCGCATACAGATGGAAGACATATTATCAGATCTTGATCTATATGGCTACGTAAACAAGACGATTATTGCACCTAGCAAGACTGTACTGAAAACCAAAAGAAACCGGAAAGATGACAAGGGCAAACCATTGCCCGACTATGAATATACAGCAACTAACGACAAGTACACAAAATGGGTTAAAGCCGACCGAAAAGCATTATCTAATATAAGATTAAGAGTTGACGGAAGTGTACTAAACCTAATACAAGGATGCACAACGTCCGCCGACGCTTGGAACGCCCTTGCAACGACTTACCAAGTCAAGGGAACGGTCGGACTCATTGACCTACAAAGAAAGTTTTTCAGTCACCGAATGACTGATGGCGAAGACATCAAGGAACACATCCAACGCATGCGCGGATGGTTCCAGCAAATAAACGATATTAGTCCCGGCTCATGCACTGAAGCCGACTGGATCACAACATTGATTGCAAGCTTACCTGACTCATGGGATTCATTCTCCCAATCAGTAAGTTTCCAATTCAATTTACAAGATAACAGCGCGTTATCAAACCAAGTAAATGACATTAGATCGCGCATAACAGCCAAAGCACATAGAAAGAATGCCCGAAACCCAGAAGGGAAAGCATTCTTTAGTACAAACAAAGCGAGCTTCAATAAACCTATACGTACCGGCAGTAAGGGACCAGATAAGTCCAAGTCTAAATGCAACAACTGCGGTAAGATAGGACACTGGGCAGCCGAATGTAGGGGCccaggtggaggtgcatACAAACCCGGTCAGAACAATGGCAAAGGAACAAATAGAAAGTTCAACGCACCAAACAAAGCCCAAAACGGCAATGCAAGGATGCATATAGCCGTTGAGGACAATAACAGCCGTGCCGACTACGCGTTCTCGACCCTTGAGAATTCGAATATATATGGAAGTAAGCcaacaatgttgtacaccactgtaaggtgggtacgcgctggtggaggcgggcgcttgtggccgtactactacactagtttatgtaatctaactgactaa
- a CDS encoding jumonji family transcription factor → MDVDPTHEDPQSASLSNVHQAKLQLNTRVMNAIQKRKANNPNKLFVSSRCFIGNDAATLLHILLEIHFGEDKIPMRISECHQYVLDNFELLDALSLAYTSKNYEELMDHPLMPFNQSQKLGTMKPSRIKHSLESAFEDLYVGNTAKLFIDTLNQERHLSTGYAAANKPYNWSISVVQSSGMGKSRMVEEAAKMVFTIPINIREKLPEGRITYPPPDKNIREFFLKRQSLSDKQQKVDYMIFFKFLFAKIHQVVQGHFLGATGSDLALAWVEYLNRGQNIVEVGIGRKRLYDSVIEDTEQASSNFKINKGSLRDIETSMQKSCQALLELIQPDSSNQDNICLIYFDEAHSLTEPVKTPDQEHERSQYHNLGTAMASLIDYRLFFIFLSTNSRLENFAPPPTSFPSNRVANGLRLIPPFTELPFDIYESTVLDDINILSLESVSKTKVMVGFGRALWYSYYKSNPNKNIFDLAVDKLTASGVNDRNSDALLAVLGIRIGIAFDTTNNATYSIQSRLVESHLRVVYWIPEHRGYMHTGAPSEPILAEAAARYLNALNSGCGGIAVLGPKRLSEEFEKGLLARGERGEIAGRLLITAAYEAALKIDWKMSNREPWYHKPIPVMDFLFALFHSSHHDIIKGARSLTGLKSVPTLNQAFANCHVFFSHFALAEDADMLSSTGLAIALVRGMALQAKDGHESIDAVIPVHIGSTTSPIDPSTTSAINLQFKNRQRPMECNVKRSTTVPDLKLPVISIVFELGITGSIREPVTIVQEPRGPTRSGTRAIHPDDHHYQIIVKGCNGKAFGVISDKAEAQYKAILGTASILQDFPRNKSKDNAEALLAMKPAFSAARQNRLYGKQWKL, encoded by the exons ATGGACGTCGACCCCACGCATGAAGACCCTCAATCTGCATCTCTAAGCAATGTTCACCAGGCGAAGCTTCAGCTAAATACCCGAGTTATGAATGCGATTCAAAAACGGAAGGCCAACAATCCGAATAAACTCTTTGTATCGTCGCGGTGCTTCATAGGAAATGATGCTGCCACTCTTCTTCATATTCTTCTGGAAATACACTTCGGTGAGGACAAAATACCCATGAGGATATCAGAATGCCATCAATATGTGCTGGATAACTTCGAGCTCCTGGACGCCCTTTCATTGGCTTACACCTCCAAGAATTATGAAGAGCTAATGGACCATC CTCTGATGCCATTCAATCAATCTCAAAAACTAGGCACCATGAAGCCGAGTAGAATCAAGCATA GTCTTGAGTCAGCATTCGAAGACCTCTACGTCGGCAACACGGCCAAGCTATTTATCGATACCCTCAATCAAGAGAGACACTTGTCAACGGGGTACGCTGCCGCTAACAAGCCATATAATTGGTCTATCTCGGTCGTTCAGTCATCCGGCATGGGCAAGTCAAGGATGGTAGAAGAAGCTGCAAAGATGGTATTCACGATCCCTATCAACATTCGTGAAAAACTACCAGAAGGTCGCATAA CATATCCGCCACCGGACAAAAACATACGCGAATTCTTCTTGAAGCGCCAGAGTCTAAGCGACAAGCAGCAGAAAGTCGATTATATGATATTTTTCAAGTTTCTTTTTGCTAAGATCCACCAAGTAGTCCAAGGTCATTTTTTGGGTGCTACTGGATCCGATTTAGCTCTTGCTTGGGTTGAATATCTCAACAGAGGGCAGAATATAGTCGAGGTAGGAATAGGGCGAAAGCGCCTTTACGACAGCGTTATCGAAGACACCGAGCAAGCTAGCTCA AACTTCAAGATTAACAAGGGTTCCCTCAGAGACATAGAGACCTCCATGCAGAAAAGCTGTCAAGCACTTCTGGAGCTAATCCAACCGGACTCCTCGAATCAAGATAATATCTGTTTGATCTACTTTGATGAAGCTCATTCGCTGACCGAGCCCGTCAAAACACCAGATCAAGAACACGAGCGGAGCCAGTACCATAATCTTGGAACAGCCATGGCCAGTCTCATCGACTATAGGTTATTTTTCATATTTTTATCGACCAACTCTCGGCTGGAAAACTTTGCTCCACCACCTACCAGCTTTCCATCCAATCGGGTGGCCAACGGGTTGAGGTTGATACCTCCTTTCACGGAGCTACCATTCGACATCTACGAATCGACAGTCCTAGATGATATAAACATTTTATCGCTCGAAAGCGTGTCCAAGACCAAAGTGATGGTGGGATTTGGCCGTGCTCT TTGGTATTCATATTACAAGAGCAACCCAAACAAGAACATATTCGATTTGGCTGTGGATAAACTCACGGCCTCTGGGGTCAATGACAGGAACAGCGACGCACTCCTTGCTGTATTGGGCATCCGGATAGGTATCGCATTCGACACGACCAATAATGCCACATATTCTATACAGTCAAGGCTAGTAGAATCTCATCTCCGCGTGGTTTACTGGATCCCTGAACACCGAGGATACATGCATACTGGAGCCCCGTCCGAACCTATCCTAGCCGAGGCTGCTGCTCGGTACCTTAATGCCCTGAACTCCGGTTGTGGAGGAATCGCTGTGCTGGGACCGAAGCGACTATCTGAGGAATTTGAAAAAGGGCTTCTTGCTCGGGGAGAGCGCGGGGAGATTGCAGGCCGACTACTAATAACGGCGGCATACGAAGCTGCTTTGAAAATTGACTGGAAAATGAGTAATCGCGAGCCGTGGTACCATAAGCCGATCCCAGTTATGGATTTTCTTTTCGCCTTGTTCCACTCAAGTCATCATGACATTATCAAGGGAGCAAGATCTCTAACTGGATTAAAGAGTGTGCCCACTTTGAACCAAGCGTTCGCCAATTGCCATGTTTTCTTCTCGCACTTTGCCCTTGCTGAGGATGCCGATATGCTGTCCTCAACAGGACTTGCTATTGCTCTTGTACGTGGGATGGCATTACAGGCTAAAGACGGCCATGAATCTATTGATGCGGTCATTCCGGTCCACATTGGATCTACGACAAGCCCGATCGACCCATCCACAACGTCGGCAATCAATCTACAGTTCAAGAATCGACAAAGGCCTATGGAGTGCAACGTCAAGCGCTCTACCACCGTTCCTGATTTGAAGCTGCCCGTAATATCAATTGTGTTCGAGTTGGGCATTACTGGGTCCATTCGGGAACCCGTCACCATTGTTCAAGAGCCTCGTGGTCCCACACGTAGTGGAACGAGAGCAATTCATCCTGACGATCATCACTACCAGATAATAGTCAAGGGGTGTAATGGCAAAGCATTTGGAGTAATTTCAGATAAAGCGGAGGCGCAGTACAAGGCTATTCTAGGCACTGCAAGTATTCTGCAAGACTTTCCGCGTaacaaaagtaaagataacgCGGAAGCCTTGCTAGCAATGAAACCAGCCTTTAGTGCAGCAAGGCAGAATAGGTTGTATGGGAAGCAATGGAAATTGTGA
- a CDS encoding Retrotransposable element Tf2 protein gives MTNHPAEKLKTLIDSGATSNFISPLIVEQYKIPKTLLENPRVVRMLDGTISQTGRIWHQVQLAVSANGHPHTIPFLVCPIGNTPAILGMTWLTTEAPLINWQQGLVTFPEQVQIASEEEADSDPLADLPPQYHEFARVFGEEEFKVLPPHREYDIAIDLVPDAKLTPGPIYGMTDAESKALKQHIDKELATGKIRPSTSSAGAPVMFVKKADGSLRLVVDYRKLNDVTHKNVYPLPRQDDLMAKLRHAKMFTKLDLRWGYNNVRIKEGDEWKTAFRTKYGLFEYLVMPFGLTNAPAAFQHFMNNLFRDLIDVTVVIYLDDILIFSKDPKDHPTHVREVLSRLMKNQLFCKLSKCHFHVTTVDYLGIVISPNGFSMDQKKVEAVTSWPTPKTVKQVQAFLGFVNYLRRFIPDFSSVARPLHNLTRKETPWSWGNQEEQAFQELKSLVTKSPVLIHSNPELPYYLETDASGVAMGAILSQRGPDNRLHPIAYMSKSFSGAEANYDTHDKELLAIIKALEEWRIFLEATDKPIQVHARWRIFLSDFNFEIHYRPGKQSGKPDALSRRSDYIDAPQEPEIMLPAKVFANVSEEEMDIIAEIRTKLRDDPSLEPIIQFLTEDADNAPPSIRKAYRDYDWEEDLLWYRGKLVVPDSEPLKEKLLREFHDSPLAGHPGQQRTLELLSRSYWWPGMKSSAKEWVECCPTCQANRRAHAPAIALKPLEVPPFPFHTISYDFITGFPKSQGHNAILVVIDSFSKFGHFIPTSKKVTARGLADLFVSHVWKLHGLPVKTVSDRGTTFTGKFLRALYQRLGVKPAFSSAYHPESDGQTERVNQFIEFYLRSYVAADHSDWATWLPLAEYAYNNAKHSATGKTPFELVYGRNPVMNPSNVPANVPEADLVADTLAREWQEAESALKMTKERMTSTKGVVPQYSVGEKVWLDGKNVELRTNSNKLDPKRLGPFEITEKISSHAYRLNLPETLKIHDVFYVGLLSKVHESPTQPFPNRPPPETIEGEEEYEVEQIIDSKRQRGKWFYLIKWKGYGPEDNSWEPEELLEHSQEEIQRFNKSRLKKARDSAKSL, from the exons ATGACAAATCATCCAGCGGAAAAACTCAAAACCCTCATAGATTCAGGAGCCACGTCGAACTTCATCTCtcctttgattgtggaacaatacaaaattccaaaaaccctactcgaaaatccacgagtagtgagaatgttagatggtaccatatctcagactggtcgcatttggcaccaggttcaactcgcggtctcggccaatggccacccccacactatccccttccttgtttgccccatcgGCAACACACCGGCTATTCTAGGTATGACATGGTTGACAACGGAGGCTCCTTTGATcaattggcaacaaggactaGTGACCTTCCCTGAGCAAGTCCAGATTGCCtccgaagaagaagcagactcaGATCCTCTAGCggacctcccccctcagtaccacgAGTTTGCTAGAgtctttggcgaagaagaattcaaggtcctccctccacatagggagtatgacatcgcCATAGACCTAGTCCCAGACGCCAAACTAACTCCCGGTcccatatacggcatgacggatgcggaatctaaggcattgaaacaacacatcgacaaggaattagcaacgggcaagatccgccccagcacctCATCCGCCGGCgctccagtcatgtttgtaaaaaaggcagatggttcaCTAAGACTAGTGGTTGACTACAGGAAGCTAAATGACGTCACGCACAAGAATGTTTACCCACTTCCTAGGCAAGACGACTTAATGGCAAAGCTCAGGCATGCAAAGATgttcaccaagctagacctacgctggggttacaacaacgtcaggatcaaggaaggagatgaatggaaaacggcatTTAGGACTAAATacgggctatttgaatacctggtaatgccttttggcctcaccaacgccccagccgccttccaacatttcatgaacaacctgttccgggacctcattgacgtcacagtaGTGATCTATTTGGATGACATACTGATCTTCTCCAAAGACCCCAAGGAtcacccaacccatgtcagggaagtcctatcacgGTTGATGAAGAATCAGTTGTTCTGTAAGCTCTCCAAgtgtcacttccatgtcaccacgGTGGATTACTTGGGCATAGTCATTTCCCCAAACGGCttttccatggaccagaagaaagttgaggcagtcacgtcatggccaaCCCCCAAAACGGttaaacaagtccaagccttcctaggatttgtcaactacctccgccGCTTTATCCCCGATTTCAGTTCAGTAGCTCGCCCTCTGCACAATCTtaccagaaaggaaaccccatgGTCCTGGGGTAACCAAGAAGAGCAGGCATTCCAAGAACTGAAATCCCTGGTTACAAAGTCCCCGGTTCTGattcattccaacccagaacTCCCTTACTACCTagagacagacgcatcaggagtagccatgggggCAATCCTTAGTCAGCGAGGTCCAGACAACAGACTACATCCAATCGCCTATATGTCAAAATCGTTCTCCGGAGCAGaagctaattatgacacccacgataaaGAACTTctggctatcatcaaggcattggaggaGTGGAGGattttcctagaagcaacggataaaccaatccaggt ACACGCGcgatggcgcatcttcctgagcgactttaattttgaaatccattatcgcccaggaaagcaatcggGAAAGCCAGACGCCCTATCTAGACGGTCGGACTATATTGATGCACCCCAGGAACCAGAAATCATGCTACCAGccaaagtctttgccaatgtttcagaggaagaaatgGACATCATTGCAGAGATCCGCACCAAGTTAAGGGACGACCCATCATTAGAACCAATTATTCAGTTCCTaacagaagatgcggacaatgcacctccctcTATCCGGAAAGCTTACAgggactatgattgggaagaggacctacTCTGGTACCGAGGAAAACTAGTAGTCCCAGACTCGGAACCACTGAAGGAAAAACTGTTAAGGGAATTCCACGATTCCCCACTGGCAGGCCAtccagggcaacaaaggACGCTTGAACTTCTCAGCAGAAGCTACTGGTGGCCTGGAATGAAATCCTCAGCAAAGGAATGGGTCGAATGCTGTCCAACGTGCCAAGCCAATAGACGAGCCCATGCACCGGCTATTGCCCtcaaacccttagaagttcccccttTTCCATTTCATACtatctcctatgacttcatcaccgGCTTCCCCAAGTCGCAAGGACACAACGCAATCTTGGTAGTGATAGACTCgttctccaaatttggtcACTTCATCCCGACATCAAAGAAGGTCACCGCAAGGGGTCTAGCAGATCTATTTGTTAGCCATGTTTGGAAGCTGCACGGATTACCGGTTAAAACCGTCTCAGATCGCGGAACCACGTTCACGGGAAAATTCTTAAGGGCACTATACCAACGACTTGGGGTTAAACCAGCCTTCTCATcggcctaccacccggaatctgatggccaaacagagagGGTTAATCAATTCATCGAATTCTACCTCAGGTCGTATGTTGCAGCGGATCACTCGGACTGGGCCACATGGTTACCACTGGCGGAGTAtgcttacaacaacgcaaAACACTCCGCCACAGGGAAAACCCCCTTCGAGttggtttatggaagaaaccctGTGATGAACCCATCAAACGTCCCGGCAAACGTTCCAGAGGCAGATCTTGTGGCCGACACATTGGCCAGGGAATGGCAGGAGGCAGAGTCAGCACTCAAAATGACAAAAGAGCGTATGACAAGCACAAAAGGGGTAGTACCGCAATACTCTGTAGGCGAAAAGGTCTGGTtggatggaaaaaacgtagaACTAAggaccaactccaacaaactggatCCCAAGCGATTAGGACCATTTGAAATCACAGAGAAGATCTCTAGTCACGCTTACCGCCTGAACCTGCCAGAAACCCTCAAaatccatgatgtgttctACGTGGGATTACTGTCAAAAGTCCATGAATCCCCGACCCAGCCATTTCCTAATCgcccccctcctgaaacaatagaaggggaggaagagTATGAAGTTGAGCAGATCATCGACTCCAAGAGACAACGAGGGAAGTGGTTCtacttgataaaatggaagggctatggaccagaagataACTCgtgggaaccggaagaactcctggagcacagccaagaggaaatccaacgcttcaacaagtcacgactgaaaaaggctcgtgactccgccaagagcctttaa